A single region of the Fusobacterium periodonticum ATCC 33693 genome encodes:
- a CDS encoding Rop family plasmid primer RNA-binding protein, whose product MTKQEKTALNMARFIRSQTLTLLEKLNELDADEQADICESLHDHADELYRSCLARFGDDGENL is encoded by the coding sequence GTGACCAAACAGGAAAAAACCGCCCTTAACATGGCCCGCTTTATCAGAAGCCAGACATTAACGCTTCTGGAGAAACTCAACGAGCTGGACGCGGATGAACAGGCAGACATCTGTGAATCGCTTCACGACCACGCTGATGAGCTTTACCGCAGCTGCCTCGCGCGTTTCGGTGATGACGGTGAAAACCTCTGA